CTTTCCCAAACCCAAACCGTGAGTAAGTATCTACTAACGCTGAGGATGGCATCGCTAACGCCAGCTTAGAAACACCGACGTTACTCGACTTCTGCAAGATCCCGGTCACGGACAGCTCTGCGTAACGGGCCACGTCTTTAATCTGGTGCCCATTAACAAAGTACGGCAAGGTATTCAGCACGCTGTTTTCTTTCACAACGCCATGCTGCAATGCCGTCATCACTACCATTGGCTTCACTGTGGAGCCGGGTTCAAAAATATCGGTTATCGCCCGGTTACGCATCGCATCTTTCGGCGTTCCGGTCAGGTTATTCGGGTTATAAGACGGGCTATTCGCCATTGCTAATACTTCGCCGGTACTCACATCTACCAGCACCGCAGTGCCTGATTCTGCTTTGTTGAATGCCACCGCATTGTTCAATTCGCGATACACCAGCGCCTGTAGGCGCTCGTCAACACTCAACACCAGGTTATGTGCGGCCTGACTATCAACAGAAGAGATATCCTCAATGACACGACCATAGCGGTCTTTACGTACCGTACGCTCACCTGGTTGCCCAGTGAGCCAACGGTCAAAACTTTTCTCAACCCCTTCAATGCCTTGGCCATCAATATTGGTGACACCAATAATGTGTGCCATCACCTGACCGGCCGGATAGTAGCGGCGTGATTCCTGCCGCAGATAGATACCGGGGAGTTTCAGTTTATGGATATAGTCGCCAATCGCGGGGTTAACCTGACGCGCCAGATAAACGAAACGCCCTTTAGGATTGGCATTAATACGGGTCGCCAATTGATCCAGTGGGATTTCCAGAGCATCCGATAGCGCTTTCCAGCGAGTATCTAACGTAATACCACCACGCTCGGTCAGCTCTTTCGGATCAGCCCAAACCGCATTGACCGGCACGCTTACCGCCAACGGGCGGCCTGAGCGGTCACTGATCATGCCACGAGCCGTCGGTACTTCCTGCACTCGCAGCGAGCGCATATCACCCTCGCGCACCAGTTTGTCAGGATTAATCACTTGCAGGTACGCGGTACGTAACATCAAACCGACCAATGCCAGCAAAATACAGCCGCACAGCAACGCAAAACGCCAGCTAATAAAGCTGGCTTGTTCTTCCTGGCGCTTTAACTTCCCGGGGCGCGCTGCTTTCATCCGTTACCTTGGCTACTCAACGTCATGGTGGCGACTAATTCCTTTATTTATTGGAAATAACCTATTGTTTAACCACAATATTTTCTTGTGATGGATCAACATGTTGCATTTTCAGTTTGTCAGTCGCGATACTTTCAACACGACTGTGGTCACCCAACGCGTTCTCTTCCAAAATCAGGTTACGCCACTCGATATCCAGCGCATCCCGTTCCAGCACCAACTGCTCACGCTCTGCGGTCAACAAGCGTGTACGGTGAGCGGTGGTTACCACGAAAACAGCAGACACCAACACCGCGATCAGTAAAATTAACGGGATCTTCGCATTGCGGATTAAATCACCGCTGATGACCCCAACTAAACCGTGGCGTTCGTTGCCTATCACTCTTTAATCCTCTCGGCAAAACGCAATACCGAGCTTCGTGCCCGTGGGTTTTCCGCCACCTCAGCATCTGGAGGCATCATTTTGCCAGCCGATTTCAATGTGCGCCCACCCATGCTGCGCAACTGCGCTTCCGTCAATGGCAACCCTGCAGGAACCTGTGGGCCACGGCTATGATGACGAATAAAGTTTTTAACAATGCGATCTTCAAGAGAGTGGAAGCTAATCACTGACAAACGGCCCGCAGGGGCCAGAACTTCAAGTGCGCCATCAAGTGCGCGCTCAATCTCTTCCAATTCACTGTTGATATAGATACGAATAGCCTGGAAGCTACGGGTAGCGGGATGTTTGTGCTTTTCGCGGAATGGGCTGGCGTTGGCAATCAAATCAGCCAGCTCTTTGGTGCGAGTCATCGGTTGAGTAAGGTTGCGCTCAACAATGGCTTTAGCCAGGCGCTTGGCAAAACGCTCTTCACCAAAGGTTTTTAACACCCACGCGATATCGTCGGCGCTGGCTTTCATCAACCACTCAGCAGCAGATAATCCACGGGAGGGGTCCATACGCATATCCAATGGCCCGTCACGCATGAAAGAGAAACCACGTTCAGGGTCATCCAACTGGGGTGATGAAACCCCTAGATCGAGCAATACACCGTCAATGCGACCAACTAAATCCAGTTCTCGCACATAATGCGCTAACTCGGAAAAAGGACCGTGTACGATAGAGAAACGTGGATCAGTAATAGATTTTGCCGCTTCGATAGCTTGTGGGTCACGGTCAATTGCAATCAGACGCCCTTCTGGCCCAAGCTGGGACAGAATCAGACGCGAATGGCCACCACGGCCAAAAGTGCCGTCAATATAGATGCCGTTATCGCGGATGTTCAGGCCATTTACCGCCTCATCCAGCAATACGCTTGTATGCTTGTAGTTGTTATCTACAATTTTGTTGTTATCTACCATGCTTATAGCGATAAGTCCTGTAGCCGCTCAGACAAGGGTTCCTGAGTGGACTGTTCTGCGTCGATGTCATCCTTGACTTGTTGATACCAGGTCTGTTCATCCCACAGTTCAAACTTGTTGAACTGCCCAACCAGCATCACTTCTTTATTCAGCCCGGCATGCTGTCGCAATGTTCCTGCGATCAGTAAGCGCCCGGCACCATCCATCTGACATTCACTGGCGTGCCCTAACAGCAAACGCTGGACCCGACGCTCAGCCGGATTCATGCTCGACAGACGGGATAATTTTTGTTCAATGATTTCCCATTCAGGGAGTGGATAAAGCAACAGGCATGGTTGGTGAAGGTCTATGGTACAGACCATCTGGCCTTGCGACTCCTCGTTCAGTAAATCCCGATAACGGGTAGGTACGGCAAGCCGCCCTTTACTGTCGAGGTTAACCATCGTTGCACCACGAAACATGACTGAGTTACCCCTTCATGACCCAATTCGCCACTTTACCCCACAAATCCCCACATTAAAGAGTTTACGGATGGTATGAAAACCTTGTCAAGCCAGAGCCGATGCGCTTTGACAATATTTATGGGCCATTTTTGAGATATATCTCGTAGAAGGGGCTATTTTAGTGGTTGTAATAGAAATTAACGTCATGATAAACGGGCTATTTTTCCGCCAATAATTCTAGCTACTTAAATAAATAATTAATTGCCGATTAATTGTCTCATTATTTCCTTCTGCAAGGAATGTCTCATTTTTAGTATGAAAATTGTACGGTCTAAAAATAAACAGCCTGAGTACAAAACCCGCTACCGCTGGCGTCTCCTAAGGAAAAACAGCGATAGTCGGCGGCAAAACCCACAGCAGCACAATAATAACCTTGGAAACAACGAGTGTTACTGGCGCGACATTTTACTTCAATTAACCAATGGGGATTAATCTATTTTGAAATAAATTATTGGCGCATATTTCTTAGCATCACTGAAATATGAATGTCTTCAGGCAGATAAATCTTAAATTAGAAATTTAAGTAAATTAGTTTCTGTTTCACACCTTATTTAAAATTTGAGTTACGTTGCCGGCCCTTTCCTCGTCAACATCAAAAAACACAACCACATGTTTTTAAAGAAAAAATAGACATCCCGCCATTTAAAAAACCACCCAAAGCTCAATTCCTCACAGTACAAAGTATAAAAACCAGACAAATGTTAAAAATAAAAATTTTAAGCTGGTTATATTAATAACGATAGCACTGTAAACTATATAAAAAGCAAAATAGCAATATAATCACCTGCAATTTAAATGATAAGCAATGTATAAATCCTGCTAAAAATCTCATCAATTGGTATTTTGGCAGACTTTTCCCCCAAGTAGGGAGTTAATGACAATGTTTTCAACTGGGTCCCGCCTGCGTAGTGCTGCAGCCGATACTTTTGCGCTCGTGGTGTATTGTTTTGTCATCGGTATGATAATTGAAATCGTGATCTCGGGAATGACCTTCCAGCAGTCACTCTCTTCCCGCCTGGTTTCAATACCCGTCAATATCCTTATTGCCTGGCCTTATGGTGTGTATCGGGATGCCTTTATCCGCTTTGCGCGCCATCATGCCGATAAGCATTCTTGGGCGCGGAATCTGGCAGACTTACTGGCCTATGTCAGCTTCCAGTCTCCGGTTTATGCCATAATCTTGTGGTCGGTCGGGGCTGATTTAGAACAAATTACTACGGCGGTTACCAGTAACGCGTTGGTTTCAATGGCGATGGGTGTGGCTTACGGCTACTTTCTGGAATACTGCCGCCGGTTGTTCCGCGTGGCAGGCTATGTTTGAGAATATTCGTCATCTTTCATAATGCAGGTGTGTTGGCGTCACTACTCGGCCCAACAGCGGCCTCACCTCGTTGAGGCCGCTGTTGGCTTCCTACACCATGAAATTTATTGGGTATTAACCGCCCTAACCGGAATATTTATTACTCGGTTACTTGCGGCTCAAACTGCCCCGGCGGAATAAATTGCGGCGAATACGGGTTAACCCCGGTTTCGGTTTATGCGGTTCATCCAGACTGGCTAATACCAGCTCCAGCACGCGCTCGGCAACATCACGGTGGCGCTGTGCCACTGCCAGTACTGGGCACTCAAGGAAGTCCAACAGCTCGTTATCACCAAAAGTAGCAATCGCCAGATTACTGGGTAAACGCCCACTTTGCTTTAAGGTCACATCCATAACGCCCTGTAGTAGCTGGAATGAGGTGGTAAATAGCGCCTGTGGCATTGGGTGGGTCTTAAGCCACTGCGCAAACAGCACGCCAGCAGCTTCGCGCTCGTAGCTATTGGCATACAGGTAATCGACTTTACGTGGATCATCTTTCCACGCCTCACGGAATCCCATCTCACGCAAGAAACTGACCGAGAGTTCCGGCAGCGCGCCTAAATACAATACCGACTCTGCGGGGAAGGCACGTAGTTCTTGTGCCAGCATCAGTGCATCTTCTTGATCCGCGCCGACGACGCTAATGAAATGCTCCCGATCAAGCGCCCGATCCAATGCAATGATTGGCAATGGATCATTAGCCCAGCGCTGGTAAAAAGGGTGCTCAGGGGGCAATGCGGTAGAAACGATAATGGCATCAACCTGGCGCTGTAACAGGTGTTCGATACAACGCATCTCATTATCTGGCTGATCTTCAGAACAGGCGATCAACAGTTGATAACCGCGCTGGCGCGCCTGGCGTTCCAGATAATTTGCAATACGGGTATAGCTGGTATTCTCAAGGTCCGGGATCACCAAACCAATGGAACGGGTTCTGCCCGCGCGCAATCCTGCCGCAACAGCATTTGGGTGATAGTTATGTTCCCTGACAACCGCCATAACTTTGTCTACTGTTTTGTCGCTGACTCGGTACTGTTTCGCTTTGCCATTAATGACATAACTGGCCGTTGTACGCGAAACGCCCGCAAGACGCGCGATTTCATCCAGTTTCACATTAACCCCTTATAAACCCAATAAAGTGATGAAAGGCATGATGTCTGCCAGAGCTAAGTATCCCAGTGATTCTCAAAAACGCCGATAAACTGCGGTGTCACAAGCTAAACCACAAGATTTATAGACATAGTTTAACTACGGATATAGCACACTGTAGATCTAACCGCAGAACTCACTCTTGAGCAACCGCTTTAACCGCCATATAACGCTATCTCGGTTAAAAAATAAGAAAAAAAAGCCCGACACACCTGCCGAGCCTGATTATTGGAGATTAGTCAGTGTTAATAAGTTTCATTAACGCATAATCTTGTCACCGCGTGACACACCGACAATACCTGAGCGGGCAACTTCGACAATTTCTGCCACTTCCCGCACCGCATTGAGGAATGCATCCAGCTTATCACTGGTGCCAGCCAGTTGGACGGTGTAAAGCGTGGCGGTCACATCCACAATTTGCCCACGGAAGATTTCCGCACACCGTTTCACTTCTTCACGCCCGTAACCACTGGCCTGCAACTTCACCAACATGATCTCACGCTCAACATGTGAGCCAGAAACCAACTCACTAACACGCAGTACATCGACCAGTTTATGCAGTTGTTTTTCTATCTGCTCCAGAACCTTAGCATCGCCCACGGTCTGAATCGTCATGCGGGACAGTGTCGGATCGTCGGTCGGCGCGACCGTTAAACTCTCAATGTTGTAACCACGTTGAGAAAACAGGCCCACAACTCTTGAGAGCGCACCTGATTCGTTTTCCAGTAGAACTGATAAAATCCGGCGGCGCATAATTATGTCCTCTCCGTTTTGCTAAGCCACATTTCGTCCATGCCACCACCACGAATCTGCATCGGGTAAACATGCTCCGTTTCATCAACCGTCACATCCACAAATACCAAACGCTTGGTCTCGGATAATTGTGTCAGGGCATCAGCCAGTTTGCTTTCCAACTCATCCGGCGTGCGAATAGAAACGCCAATATGGCCATAGGCTTCAGCCAATTTGACGAAGTCAGGCAGCGAATCCATATAAGACTGTGAGTGTCGGCCAGAGTAGATCATGTCCTGCCACTGTTTCACCATACCGAGATAGCGGTTGTTCAGGTTCAACACCAGCACCGGCAAGTTATATTGCAATGCAGTGGATAATTCCTGAATATTCATCTGGATACTGCCATCACCGGTGACGCAAACTACGGTTTCGTCTGGTAACGCCAGCTTGACGCCAAGTGCTGCGGGCAGGCCAAAGCCCATCGTCCCCAGTCCACCGGAGTTAATCCAACGGCGTGGCTTATCAAACGGATAGTAAAGTGCAGCGAACATCTGGTGTTGACCGACATCAGAGGTGACATAGGCATCACCGCTGGTGAGGCGATGTAAGGTTTCGATCACCGCCTGCGGCTTGATTTTACCGCTGTCTTTGTTGTAACTCAGGCAATTGCGGGCACGCCATTGTTCGATGGATTGCCACCAGTCACGCAAACTATCGCAATCCTGTGTGCAATCAATCTGAGACAACAACTCCAGCATCTGTACCAAGACTTGTTTGGCATCACCAACTATTGGAATATCTGCATTTACGGTTTTCGAAATTGAAGTCGGGTCGATATCGATGTGTACTACCGTGGCATTCGGGCAGTATTTCGCCAGATTGTTGGTGGTACGGTCATCAAAGCGCACGCCAACGGCAAAAATCAGATCCGTATTGTGCATCGCCATATTGGCTTCAAATGTTCCGTGCATCCCCAGCATACCTACGCTTTGGCGATGAGTTCCTGGGAAGCTCCCTAACCCCATCAAAGAGCTGGTCACCGGCAAATTCAGTTTCTCAGCAAGAACGAGCAGCTCTTCGTGACAGGCAGAGTTAATCGCCCCACCGCCGACATACATGATGGGTTTCTTGGCCGCCAGAATAGTTTGCAGCGCGCGTTTAATCTGCCCACGATGGCCTTGTACTGTGGGGTTATAAGAACGCAGGCTAACCTGATCCGGGTAGGCGTAAGGCATTTTTACTGCAGGTCCAACAATATCTTTTGGCAAATCGATAACGACCGGGCCTGGGCGGCCAGTTGATGCCAGATAGAAGGCTTTTTTCAGTACTGTTGGAATATCTTCAGTCCGCTTCACCAGAAAACTGTGTTTCACCACTGGGCGGGAGATCCCCACCATGTCACATTCCTGAAAAGCATCGTAGCCTATCAATGAGCTAGGTACCTGACCGGAAAGCACCACCATCGGTACTGAGTCCATATACGCAGTAGCGATACCGGTAATGGCATTGGTCGCACCTGGGCCTGAAGTAACCAGTACCACGCCAACCTCGCCGGTTGCTCGTGCATAGCCATCGGCCATGTGAACCGCGCCTTGTTCATGGCGCACCAGCACGTGATCGATGCCTCCGACCGTGTGCAGGGCATCGTAGATATCAAGTACGGCCCCGCCGGGATAACCGAATACATGCTTCACGCCCTGATCGATTAACGATCGGACAACCATCTCGGCTCCTGACAACATCTCCATGGGTTTTGCCTCCAGGCTTAGTTTGCTCATTGGATAACGGGAAGTCATTTCCACGGGATCCTGTAGGAAAGGCACTTCGCCCTAATTCCTATATTTATTATTTGTACGTAATAACTTATTAACATAACGTCAGATTTTCTGGCAGGCAAATGGCAATTCGCTGCACTAAAGACAATTTAGTTGGCCGCACTCTGTTTTTGTTCACATTACAAAAACAAAAAACTGCCTGAGAAGGGCTGACCTTAGTTTAAACACCGCCAAGATAATTAATCATAGAACTTAATCAGGCTAAGAATTTTACGCGTTGGTAGAAGAAAAAACGTGGGATGATACCGGGCCAGGTAAGTGAAGGGGCTGAACGTTCAGAAAAACAGCGGCTGCCTGTATCAGAACAGGCAGCAACATGATGACAGTATCGACTAATCGCGGTACATAGAGTCAATTTCATTCTGATAACGCTGGAGAATGATTTTACGGCGCAGCTTCATAGTAGGGGTCAATTCACCCGTTTCCATGGTAAATGCCTGCGGTAACAACGTAAAGCGCTTAACCTGCTCGAACAGCGCCAACTCTTTTTGCATATCTTTCAGCCTTTGTTCAAACAAACTGACAATATGGCTATGGCGTAATAACTCTAACCTGTCGTGGTATTTCAGGTTTATCGAACGGGCATACTCTTCAAGTGACTCAAAACAGGGCACTATCAGCGCGGAGACAAATTTGCGCGTATCAGCAATAATCGCAACCTGTTCAATAAAACGATCCTGACCAAGTGTGCCCTCAATCATTTGCGGCGCAATATATTTCCCGCCGGAGGTTTTCATCAAGTCTTTCAGACGTTCGGTGATAAACAAGTTCCCTTGGGCATCCAACGCCCCGGCATCCCCCGTTTTGAGCCAACCATCTTCGGTGAACGACTCAGCCGTCTCTTGCGGTTTGTTAAAATAGCCGCGCATCACAATGGGACCGCGTACCTGAATTTCATTCTCTGCGCCCAAACGCACATCAATCCCCGGCAGCGGCTTACCGATAGAGCCGAAACGGAAATCTTGCTCTTCCCAACATGAAACGGTGGCACAGGTTTCGGTCATGCCATAGCCGTACTTAATATTGATACCGATTGCCTGGAAAAACAGGATGATATTGTCATCTAACCGAGCACCGGCGGCCGGTAAAAAGCGCACCCGCCCGCCTAATACCCCACGCAATTTACTCAATACCAAGCGATCCGCCAGCTTGTACATCTGCCCGGATAACAATGATAATTTTTGCCCACGTTGCAGGCTTTGGAATTGGCGCTCGCCACACCCTACCGCCCAACGGAACAACATCCGGCGATGCCATTTTGCCAGAGCGACTTTGTCATTGATGGCACTGAACACTTTCTCGTAAAACCGAGGGACAGCACACATCACCGTCGGCTTTACTGCCAGCATCGCTGGTCGCACCCAATCAGTATTGCTGATATACACATTTTGGGCGCCAGTATGCATCACATAGAAGCTCCAGGCCCGCTCAAACACATGGGATAACGGCAGGAAACTAAGAGAGACATCCTCTGCTGTCAGGGTTAAACGCTGATCGTGCAAATAAAGCTGGGCGGCCATATTACGGTAATCCAGCATCACACCTTTCGGTTCACCGGTGGTTCCCGAGGTATAAATCAGTGTGAATAAATCATTTAAGTCGCAGCTATCTATACGTGCAGTGAGTAGATGTTGCTGTACCGCATCAGGCTGCTGCTCAAAATCAGCTAAGTGTTGGGCATATTCACAACCGCGTAAATCAACTGTAGGGTCTAACACAATAATCTGAGCAAGTTGCGGGCACAGCGGCTTTAGCGTTGCGGCTACATCAAATTGCGTTTGTCCGCCGACAAATAAAATACGCACATCGGCATCATTGAGCACATAGGCGGCCTGAGCACTGGTATTGGTGGCATACAATGGAACACTGACACCACGTAACTGCAAAATAGCTAAATCCGCCAACGAC
The sequence above is drawn from the Yersinia intermedia genome and encodes:
- a CDS encoding AMP-dependent synthetase/ligase, encoding MTHTLEQYHLVRRLRQQISHRADQIALREWSPEGEQQLSWQQVDTHVTQISAALLSLGVAIQERIGIFANNSMTWSLADLAILQLRGVSVPLYATNTSAQAAYVLNDADVRILFVGGQTQFDVAATLKPLCPQLAQIIVLDPTVDLRGCEYAQHLADFEQQPDAVQQHLLTARIDSCDLNDLFTLIYTSGTTGEPKGVMLDYRNMAAQLYLHDQRLTLTAEDVSLSFLPLSHVFERAWSFYVMHTGAQNVYISNTDWVRPAMLAVKPTVMCAVPRFYEKVFSAINDKVALAKWHRRMLFRWAVGCGERQFQSLQRGQKLSLLSGQMYKLADRLVLSKLRGVLGGRVRFLPAAGARLDDNIILFFQAIGINIKYGYGMTETCATVSCWEEQDFRFGSIGKPLPGIDVRLGAENEIQVRGPIVMRGYFNKPQETAESFTEDGWLKTGDAGALDAQGNLFITERLKDLMKTSGGKYIAPQMIEGTLGQDRFIEQVAIIADTRKFVSALIVPCFESLEEYARSINLKYHDRLELLRHSHIVSLFEQRLKDMQKELALFEQVKRFTLLPQAFTMETGELTPTMKLRRKIILQRYQNEIDSMYRD
- a CDS encoding peptidoglycan glycosyltransferase FtsI — translated: MKAARPGKLKRQEEQASFISWRFALLCGCILLALVGLMLRTAYLQVINPDKLVREGDMRSLRVQEVPTARGMISDRSGRPLAVSVPVNAVWADPKELTERGGITLDTRWKALSDALEIPLDQLATRINANPKGRFVYLARQVNPAIGDYIHKLKLPGIYLRQESRRYYPAGQVMAHIIGVTNIDGQGIEGVEKSFDRWLTGQPGERTVRKDRYGRVIEDISSVDSQAAHNLVLSVDERLQALVYRELNNAVAFNKAESGTAVLVDVSTGEVLAMANSPSYNPNNLTGTPKDAMRNRAITDIFEPGSTVKPMVVMTALQHGVVKENSVLNTLPYFVNGHQIKDVARYAELSVTGILQKSSNVGVSKLALAMPSSALVDTYSRFGFGKATNLGLVGESSGLYPKKQRWSDIERATFSFGYGLMVTPLQLARVYATIGSMGIYRPLSITKVDPPVAGERIFPEPLVRTVVHMMESVALPGGGGTKAAIKGYRIAIKTGTAKKVGPDGKYMDRYLAYTAGVAPASNPRFALVVVINDPQAGKYYGGAVSAPVFGAIMGGVLRTMNIEPDALPTGDKSELVINTKEGSGGRS
- the ilvN gene encoding acetolactate synthase small subunit, giving the protein MRRRILSVLLENESGALSRVVGLFSQRGYNIESLTVAPTDDPTLSRMTIQTVGDAKVLEQIEKQLHKLVDVLRVSELVSGSHVEREIMLVKLQASGYGREEVKRCAEIFRGQIVDVTATLYTVQLAGTSDKLDAFLNAVREVAEIVEVARSGIVGVSRGDKIMR
- the ftsL gene encoding cell division protein FtsL; translation: MIGNERHGLVGVISGDLIRNAKIPLILLIAVLVSAVFVVTTAHRTRLLTAEREQLVLERDALDIEWRNLILEENALGDHSRVESIATDKLKMQHVDPSQENIVVKQ
- the mraZ gene encoding division/cell wall cluster transcriptional repressor MraZ, whose protein sequence is MFRGATMVNLDSKGRLAVPTRYRDLLNEESQGQMVCTIDLHQPCLLLYPLPEWEIIEQKLSRLSSMNPAERRVQRLLLGHASECQMDGAGRLLIAGTLRQHAGLNKEVMLVGQFNKFELWDEQTWYQQVKDDIDAEQSTQEPLSERLQDLSL
- the cra gene encoding catabolite repressor/activator, giving the protein MKLDEIARLAGVSRTTASYVINGKAKQYRVSDKTVDKVMAVVREHNYHPNAVAAGLRAGRTRSIGLVIPDLENTSYTRIANYLERQARQRGYQLLIACSEDQPDNEMRCIEHLLQRQVDAIIVSTALPPEHPFYQRWANDPLPIIALDRALDREHFISVVGADQEDALMLAQELRAFPAESVLYLGALPELSVSFLREMGFREAWKDDPRKVDYLYANSYEREAAGVLFAQWLKTHPMPQALFTTSFQLLQGVMDVTLKQSGRLPSNLAIATFGDNELLDFLECPVLAVAQRHRDVAERVLELVLASLDEPHKPKPGLTRIRRNLFRRGSLSRK
- a CDS encoding L-alanine exporter AlaE is translated as MFSTGSRLRSAAADTFALVVYCFVIGMIIEIVISGMTFQQSLSSRLVSIPVNILIAWPYGVYRDAFIRFARHHADKHSWARNLADLLAYVSFQSPVYAIILWSVGADLEQITTAVTSNALVSMAMGVAYGYFLEYCRRLFRVAGYV
- the rsmH gene encoding 16S rRNA (cytosine(1402)-N(4))-methyltransferase RsmH — protein: MVDNNKIVDNNYKHTSVLLDEAVNGLNIRDNGIYIDGTFGRGGHSRLILSQLGPEGRLIAIDRDPQAIEAAKSITDPRFSIVHGPFSELAHYVRELDLVGRIDGVLLDLGVSSPQLDDPERGFSFMRDGPLDMRMDPSRGLSAAEWLMKASADDIAWVLKTFGEERFAKRLAKAIVERNLTQPMTRTKELADLIANASPFREKHKHPATRSFQAIRIYINSELEEIERALDGALEVLAPAGRLSVISFHSLEDRIVKNFIRHHSRGPQVPAGLPLTEAQLRSMGGRTLKSAGKMMPPDAEVAENPRARSSVLRFAERIKE
- the ilvI gene encoding acetolactate synthase 3 large subunit, whose amino-acid sequence is MEMLSGAEMVVRSLIDQGVKHVFGYPGGAVLDIYDALHTVGGIDHVLVRHEQGAVHMADGYARATGEVGVVLVTSGPGATNAITGIATAYMDSVPMVVLSGQVPSSLIGYDAFQECDMVGISRPVVKHSFLVKRTEDIPTVLKKAFYLASTGRPGPVVIDLPKDIVGPAVKMPYAYPDQVSLRSYNPTVQGHRGQIKRALQTILAAKKPIMYVGGGAINSACHEELLVLAEKLNLPVTSSLMGLGSFPGTHRQSVGMLGMHGTFEANMAMHNTDLIFAVGVRFDDRTTNNLAKYCPNATVVHIDIDPTSISKTVNADIPIVGDAKQVLVQMLELLSQIDCTQDCDSLRDWWQSIEQWRARNCLSYNKDSGKIKPQAVIETLHRLTSGDAYVTSDVGQHQMFAALYYPFDKPRRWINSGGLGTMGFGLPAALGVKLALPDETVVCVTGDGSIQMNIQELSTALQYNLPVLVLNLNNRYLGMVKQWQDMIYSGRHSQSYMDSLPDFVKLAEAYGHIGVSIRTPDELESKLADALTQLSETKRLVFVDVTVDETEHVYPMQIRGGGMDEMWLSKTERT